CAACAAATCACGTGCTGCATCTTTTTCATTCACTTCAATAGCATCTTCCAAATCAAAAATAATACAATCCGGCTTATAGCTAGGCGCTGTATAGTATAACTTTGGATTATTCGCCGGACAAAAAAGCATACTTCGCATTCTCTTTTTCATTTACTCACCCCGACTTCTGCGAACCGCCGTTCGCGTCCTGGCACGTATTGCAAAATCTAACGCCCCTTCGTCTTCAACAAGCACCTTTGCACCATGGATCCCTTCTTCATGCAGCACTTGTCTAACAGCCTGTTTTATGTGTCTTTCAAACATCTGCTTTAATTTTGAATGAACGATAACTTCTATATCTTTTCCCGCCAATTCAACGGTCACTTTGGCATCACCTTTTCGGATATACCCACTGGTTCCTTCCATTATCTTAAATAGCCTCCTATATTATACTTCCTTAAATCGAATCCCTTTAACTAACATACGTCCATGATCTAGTATGCCATAGCCGACACAACCATGAGATAAGTAGTTCTCGTCCGTATATTCTAATACATCCATTCCATTAATCTTAACTTTAATATGTCCCTTAATCGCCTGTATATGCAGTGTATAGTCTTGTCCCTTTTGAACCGGAAAGTCTTGTTCACAAAGGGTTGTATAACCAAAATCATTTTTTAGTAGCTTAACCTTATTTGCGTCAAAGCCAACCAAGTATCCGATTTTAATTCCTTGGCAACGAAAAGCTGCGTAATGCTGACTTCCAAATTCAGGTGTTAAGGTAACTTCATATTCAATGTCTGTTGAATAAAAATTGCCGGTTAATGCCAACGCATCTTCATTGGATATCACATGTAGATGATCCTCTTCGATAACAAATGAACCTGCATTTTCAGTAAACTGTGTTGTTGTCAAAAATTCTCTTTTTTCTTTTTCTATATCTATCTGATGGTATCCTTTTCCTTTAATATGGAACTCACTGATATGCAAATTCCCCAACAGCTTGTTTTTCATACGTGTAAAGCTCTCAACCTTAAGACCTACCTCATCAATAGGCTCACCTTGACTATCCGGTATAATATATTCAACATCCAGCCACTGGTCCGATTGAATCATACGCATCTGTCCTTTTAACTCACGTTTTGTATGGGACAAGCGTACATACGGAACCACTCCAAAATCATCGCCATTCCACTTGTCTAACTTAATCCTAGCTGTTACTATCTGCCCACTAAACACTTTAGGTGAAAATGCTGGTTGATACCTTTCATCATCAAAGTCTTCGCGTCGATAGTAAGGTTTATAGTATATATTTGCTACATGTCCACGATATACTCGGTCAAGTAATACCGTCAAACTATTGCTTCCCTCTTCGCCTGTTCCATGGGTATGACGAATGGGATAGCGTATAGCATCACTGGTTCTAAACCCATGGGTTGAACCCTCAATATCAAAGTTAAAATGTGTCTCACGCAGATGATCCACAACAGTTTTTACATATTGAGGCACGTCTTCATGAGCCAGTTGGTATCCATAGTTTGCCACTTCATAAGCCAAAGTCGGAATATCGATAATATTTAGTGAGCCTATTGCACTTGATGCTACAATAACATCATTAATCTGTTGCCTATACTTATCTACCAAGCCCGAATATCCATTCAGCACACCTAGAATTGTTCCGATATTACCCGCATTACAATCGGTGTCCCAACCACACATTGTGGCAATCTCTATAGTTCTAGCCAGATCCCCTTCCCCATAAAGCATTGCAAGCATCATCACCCCTGAGTTGGGTATGATATGGCACACACCTGGGTATCGGTCATATCCAAATTCTGCGCTTAAAAAGTCACGACACTTTCTAAAGTTCTTTTCATCATCTTGATGATAAAAGTCAATCACTGCATCACATACACGACGATATTCGCATGTCTTAGGAATAACACTAAATGCTGAGGTTATTACCTCCATAATATCTGTTGCTTCAAATGCTTTTGCAATACATGCCGCAATATATCTTGCACCATATATTCCATTTTTATCATGGGAGACACTGGCTGCTTTTCCTGCGTATTCTGCTGCTTTTTCCATATTTCCAGGGAAAATCAATCCCCATGTATCAATAAAAATTTGACCGCCTATCTGTTCTGCTATGGATAAACCATTCACTTCAACCGAACCTGAATGTGGAGCATCAATACCATGTTTAAGGTTTAAAAAGGCAGTATGTTCGGTACTCGTCCCATATCCGCCCCACCAAAACATTCCAATCCCTTCCCGTGAATAGTTCAGCCATGCTTTTCCGACATGGGAAGCTTCAAATGTTTCATCTGAGCGCATTAAGTCCAGTGCCTTTAAAAAGAAAATAGGACCATTCAAGTCATCATCTGCAGCAAAATTTTTAAAGGTCTTTACATACCCTGTAATATCGCCATAGGTTTCATATATTTTTTCATAAGTCCATAAAGTTGGTTCAACAGGCGCTCCAAGAATTACTCCCATGGTCTTACCCATAATTCCACTATATACTTTTTCTACATAATTTTTATTCATCGACTTCTTCTCCTAATTGTCGGCTCATCTGCTCTATCCACTGTTCTTCATGACAAATATCTTGACGAATAATCTGTTCTGCCGTTATAGCAAAGCGTTGACCAATCTCACGTAGAGGATACTGATTCACATGCTCAATATCTGTAATATATTCTGTTGGCACAATGGATGGTCCATTAAGCGCTCCTAAAATAGCTCCGATCATAACACCAATCGAATCGGTATCGCGTCCTGAATTCACACCATCAAGAATACTTTCTTCAAAATCCCCTTCATGAAGTGCAATGTAAAACAAGGCTACTGGTAACTCTTCAATACTTAATAAACGACTGGGTGTATAGTGATTGGAAGGCTTCCCAAGTTTTTGCGGACTTCGATTAACATCATCTCCCATAGGCGAATAAGGTTTGATAGCTTTTTGTAGCGCCTGTACAACATATGACCGATCGTTCTTCTTAGGTCGTAACTCACGTGCAAGTTCAAGCAAAGAGGTTATAGCCATTTTAGTTCCGTCCTTGGCAACACGGATTGCTACATCTAATATATTCTCTATGGTTACATCAGGTTTATACGCTTCTGCTATACATGCTGCCAAAACGCCTGCCGCTTCAAGTCCATAACTGTTTTGATGACCTTGTGCAAAAGCTATGGCTTCATTATACGCTTTCATCGGCTGCATCGCATTAACTGCTGCTATGGGGGCAATATACATCGCCGCACCACAGTTTACCATGTTACCGATACCGCCTTCTCGCGGCTCACAGTTTGCCAGTGCATGGCGTAAAAAGATGAATTGTTCCGGAACAAATAACCGTTCATGGATATTACTGATTCGCTCCAGCTCAGGTATATAGCGCTTCGTATAATAGATCTGATTGACAAACTCATTAGCCATATCATATGCATCTAAGTGGCGCTTTTCTTTATTATACACTTCCATCAAGGCCATCGTCATTAGCGTGTCATCGGTAAAGATTCCATGTCCCCTTACTCGATGCTTTCGATCCTCTGGGGGCCACTGAGCTTTATGCCAGTCCATTTTATACGTTTCAATCCGACCATATTTTTCTACAATTTCATTATGGGAAAGCTTTTCTATCGTTGCGCCTAATGCATCTCCATAGGCAACCCCTACAAACATTCCTAGTACGCGTTCTCTAAATGTCATCTGTTTCCTCCATTGCTTGCTTTTTGATATATTTTTTGATCTAGTGACATATATGAGCAGTATACAGTTTGTTAAAACCATATACTGCCATATTGATTTAACTTATTTTAGCATGGAGTTTGCATATTCTGTAATCGCTTCTCCACCTTGGGCATACCACTCACTAACAAAATCATCCCATTCACTAATTGAGCGTTTGCCTGTAATGACATCTGCTGAAAATTCATTATATAAATTATTAACTGCATCCAACTGTGGTGCATATTCTGCCGGAATAACGACATCCGTATCTGCCACATAATATTGTTGCGCCATGTCTAGAGAATCCATTGCCGCCGGTCCAAGTAGAGGTTTCTTTAACCCTTCTTTTGGTTCCCACTCTGGCATTTCAAAGAAAAATGCAAACCAGTTAGACGCGGCTTCGGTTAATTCTATCTGTCCGTCAACGATATTGTACTGTTCACCTTCAAAGCCTAGTCTATCAATATATTGGCCTTCATAAGACGCAAGAAAATCAATAACTTCCCATGCTAAATCCTTATGTTCAGAGATCGCAGAGATTGCTAATCCTCGGGTTTCTTTTGTTACTGAAATCGGATTATATCCTTGCGCAACGCCTTTAGCTGGTGGTAGGACAGTTAAGTTAGCACTCTCACCATTAGCACTTATCATATTTCCATCATAGATATCGATAACTTTACCTGATGTACCACTGATAACGCCCACTTCATTGGCATAAAACACTTGTTCTTTTGTATCCCATGCTTTGGTCAAATACTCTGGATCTAATAATCCATCTGCATATAGTTTTGCATAGAACTCAAGTTTATCTCTTTCCATGTCTGTCACACGTCCAAAGACATATTCTCCATCAACTTCAATCCAAGTACCTGTCACTCCAAAAGCATTATCAAAAATTGTGTCAATCTCTAATAATTTTCCTGGCGCTGTAAAAGCATATGTAGTATTCTTTTCTGCCATTTCTTGAAAAAATGCATAATAATTGTCAATGGATGGATCCGCTAACAATGCTTCACCATTTTCCATTCCCTCAAAAAAGTCTGTTCGTACTACAGGTACTTTTGAGGCAATCGGCTTAATCCATAGAAGATATGGATAGTTCGCGATACGTTCTTTTTGATAGTCTAACAAAGCACCACTTATGACCTCGGATTTTTCAATATATGGTGTCAAATCTTCAAGTAAACCTTGGTTAGCCATCTGTTCATCGCCACCTTGAAAATAAATAATATCCGGTACGTCGCCACCTAAAAGCATAAGCCCTAGATTTTCTGCATAATTTCCTTGTGCCATTTCGATAACTTCTAGATCAACATATACCCCTTTATCCGCAAGTCCGTCTTCTATTCGTTGAATATAAGCTTGATGCGTCTCATCACTTGGGCTTAAATCTTTCATGGCCATACGTAATGTCACTGGTGTATCACTTTCAGTTTCAGGTGTTTGTGCGTCCTCTCCTGTGTCGGTCGCAACGTCTGTCCCATTTTCTTCTGTGGTATTGGTTGCTTCATCCTTAGGTGAGCACGCTGTAATACCGATCAATGCAATGACTAATACTAGTGCTAATAATTTTCTCATGTTTTCCTCCCTTGTAATAAATTCATATTATAGCAATATTATTATTGCTTAAGTTACTACTTGCTTGATCCTTCAAACGTTCCCTTCGTAAAATACCTTAATATAATCGGATATATGATTAATATCGGAAGTATACCGACAATAATCGCTGCTGCCTGTAATGCTTCAAAATTCATACTGCCATAGACTTGGCTCATCTGATCAAAGCCCCCTACGATAGCTTGGGTATCTTCAAGAACAACAAACTGGCGAAGAACTACCTGCAATGGCCACTTGCTCGGTTTTGAACTCAGATAGATTCCTGATCTAAAGTACTCATTCCATCGATATACTGAATAGAATAATGTAATGGTTGCGATAGAAGGCTTTGACATAGGGGCAAAGACTTTTGAAAGCATCTGAATCGGATTCGCCCCATCAAGTAGCGCCGCTTCTTCAATGGACTTTGGTATATCTTCAAAAAACCGCATCATGATAACCAAGTAATAGACATTGACCATTTTATATAGAATAATTGACCACATACTTCCCAATAAATTAAAATCTTTCATGACAAAGTATTCCGGTACGATTCCAGGTTCAAAGACCATCACAAAAATTGTAATCACAATAAATATACGCCGTCCAATCAGTTGCTCTCTTGTCAATGCAAAGGCAGTAATTACTGTAAAACTCACGCTCAAAAACACACCAATTGCTGTATATAGTACGCTGTTAAATATTCCCTTTAAAATACTCGGATTTGATAAAATAAATTGATAATTCAGTAGTGAAATTTTTTTAGGGAAAATATCAAGTCCACTCAATTCTTGTACGCTGTCTGGATGGGTCAGCGATAATGCCAACAAGTTTAAGATGGGCTGTAATGCATAGATGACAAAAAACAATAAGATGACTCCAACTACAAGGTCTACGACTTTAATTTTTTTCATCTACCACAACCCCCTTCCTGAAACTTTGCGCGCCACTTTATGTGCTCCAATAATTAGGATAAACCCAATAATTCCCTTGAACACACTTGATGCTGTTGCAACAGAATATAAGCCTGACTCTAGTCCGATACGATAAGTATACGTGTCAAGAATGTCAATGACACTTAATACCGATGGGTTCATAAAATTAAAGACTTGGTCAAACCCGGCATTCATAAAAAATCCCAAGTTCAAAATAAATACGGTTATAATCGTGTTACGTATCGAAGGTAGTGTAATATAAAGGGCTGATTGGAATTTTGATGCTCCATCAAGTGTTGCTGCCTCATAGAGACATTTGTCAATTTTTAAAATTGCCGCAAGATATAAGATAGAGTCCCAACCGGCAGAACGCCACATCTCCGAAGCAACAAGGACCCAGCGAATATGAGTTTTGCTGGTCATAAAGTCAATCTCTGTTCCACCAAAAAGTCGAATAATGTTATTAACCGCTCCATATCCCGGAGACAAAAACGAAATCCATACCCCCGCGATAATTACCCAAGATAAAAAGTGCGGTATATATAAGGATACTTGAACAAATTGTCTGTACCTTGGGCTTCGAACCTCATTAATTAAAAATGCCAAGATAATCGGAACCGGGAACAATAGAATCATTTTCATAAAACTTAATGTTAGCGTGTTAATAATAATCGTTTTAAACTGTGGCGAGGAGAACAAATATCTAAAATGTTTTAATCCAACAAAGACGTTGTCCCCAATAATTCTAAAGTCTTCAAAAGCTATCTTCATTCCTATAACAGGCAAAATATGATACACAATAAAAAACAGAATCACTGGCAAGAGTAATATATATAAAATTCCATATTCTCGAATATATCGTTTTTGTTTGCTGCTAATCAAGTTGTCCCCACCTCTCTACATCTTCTCTTGTCGGCATCCCTCCTTGCGCCCCATACTTTGTAATGGAAATGGCAGCGACCTTGTTAGCATATTCAATAGCTTCAAGCAATGGTTGTCCTGATACCAAGCATGTAGCAAGTGCACCATTGAAGGTATCTCCTGCCCCTGTTGTATCGACAACATCGACACTCAAGCTTGCAATATGGCGCTTATATTGTCCGTCAAAAAACACGACGCCTTGATCGCCTTGAGTAATAATCAGTTTATTCGGATATTGTTTAAGCAAATCATCTATCGCTTGCTTTCCAAAAATTTCAACTGCTTCATGCTCATTTGGCGTTAAATAACTTACCTTTTCAATCAATTGTTCAGGCACTTTTCTCGCCGGAGCGGGATTAAGAATTGATATGATATGATTTTGATGACAAATATCAATTACATACTCAATAACGTCCATCGGTATCTCAAGCTGTAATATGACCACTTTTGCTCCTTTTAGAACATCCATGTGCTTGTCAATCATCGCTTTGCTTAACAACTTATTTGCCCCTGGAATAACGACAATACTATTATCTTCATTATCCACCATAATGCCTGCAACCCCCGTTGATATATCAAGCACTTCAATCATTGATGTATCAACACCATTGGCAATAAAATTCTTTAGCATTTTTTCTCCGTAAATATCATTGCCGACACATCCGATAATAGATACATCCTTTCCCAGCTTTGCAGATGCAACCGCTTGGTTGGCACCTTTGCCTCCAGGAATGGTTAAAAACTCATCTCCTAATATTGTCTCACCTGCCTTTGGTCTTTTTTGACTAACAAACACTAAATCCGTATTGATACTTCCAACGACAACTATTTCACTCATTCACTTCTCCTATATTTTTATCATTTAACTGTTATGTTATATCTAATTTTAACAAATTTTCTTTTGTTTACAATGTCACCAATGACAAAGCCGCATCAAAATCCATTCTGTTTTTTTGGTATATTAGTCAAAATGACGAATCCACCTCTTCTTCTCGCTTGTTAAACAAGTTAATTGCGGTGAACAATTTGTATAGGTCCATTGTATTTCTTGGGTTATATCCTGTAAGTTCACGTATTTTATTCAAACGATATTGTAACGTGTTTTTGTGGATAAAGAGCTGTCTACTTGTCGCATTTAACGATGTGTCAAAGTCAATATACACACGTAATAAAGCTTCAATGTCTTTAATCTCTTCGACACTTAGTCCGCCAAACACTTCCATAATAAAGCTATCAATCAGCGCATCATCCACATGAGAAAATAGCAATTCCAAGGAATAATCGGCAAAGGCAAAACTTCCTTTTTTATATTTCTTTTTACCCAGAGCTAAGGTTTTTTTTGCTTGAAAAAAAGCACGCTTACACTCTGTATATGTATTAATCACATCAGAAATACCTACAGAAATGTTATTCACATATTTTTTTTCCAAGTACTTTTTCACATCGCTTAGTTCATTTAGAACCTCATCTAGTTTTGTTGTGGCAAATAGAATCACAATATTTTTCCCATATTCTGCAATTAAATGTTTGGGCTGCAGATTTTTTTCTATACTATCGATAATAAGCTCACTTGTTACTTGAATCTTATCTTCTTCACCAATATCGATAAGGGCCAAATACTTAAAATCATTAATCTGTTTTCCTATCACCTCGGCAATCCATGTCAATGTCTCGACATTGCCTTTGCCATGAATAAGTTCGTTAACCAGTAGACGGTTGTTCTCTGCATTTTTGATTTTGTTCTGATAGTACAAGGATTCGCTTAGAAGGATTTCAACAATTTTAACCACCAATGCGCTATATTGAGAAATCAATGCATAGTCCCCTACCAACCCAACAATCGCAACTAAGCTATTGCCAATGTGCACCGGAAATAAAATTGCTTTTGCTGTCAGGTTTTTTACATCCTCTACAAGAATCACCTGCCGCTTTGCAACAATTTTTCCAAATGAAAGTAATTCTTCATCCGCTTGCTCTCGATTGGTTGCCAATAATGCACCTTTGTTATCATATACATAAATATCATCATAGATAAGGTCATTAAGGCTTCGTATGACGTTTTTTGCTTGCTGACTATTAATTTTCATCGTTTTCCATCTCCTTAGATAACCGCTCCACTTCACGTCGACTTGGAATTGAAATAGCTGAACCTTCCACTGTAGCCGCAAGCGCTCCCGCTTTTGAACTGTAATCTAAAATATCTTTTATCGCCATGCCATTAACCAATCCTGCAACAAAATACCCTACAAAAGCATCTCCGACAGCAGTCGTATCAACAACATCCACTAAGTGACTTTTATATGGTATCTGGGACATATCCCGTCCAACATATAAACCACCCTTGTCCCCCAACGTAATGACAATATTCAAATCATACTTTTGCAATCGTTGGATTGCCTCTTCTACACTCGCTGCATGCGCGATGCTATACAGCTCCGTCTCGTTTACGATCAGCGTATCTACCTTAGAAAAATCAAATCGATATACAGATTCATGAAAAGGTGCTGGATTAACGATAATTTTCATGTTTTTTTCATATGCAAGGTCAATAATATAATCCACATCATTAATCTCATTTTGAACAAGGAGGATATCCCCTTCTTCGAAGTGTTCGAGGACGCTTTGCATTGTATCTTTTTGATTATTGTAATTACTGCCCCCATGAACAATAATTGTATGTTCTCCTTCATCTGAATACTGAATAATTGCATGGCCTGTATCTGAATTACTTTTTTGAATATAATCAATTTTGATATTGTGCTCCAAAAGCGTAAGCTTTAAAAAGTCCCCATTTCGCCCGATATTCCCCGCATGATATATCTCTTGAATGCCTGCTTTTGCAATAGCTACACTTTGATTTAATCCCTTGCCCCCAGACATTACTTTTAATCCCTTGTCCGCTATCGTCGTCCCCGGTTTAACTAATTTTTCAACACTATATACATAATCAACGTTTAAGGACCCATAGTTTAAAACCTTCATATAACCTCTCCTTTATTAAAATTTAAAGTTTTTACTTCTCTCGCTACGCTGCACCTTCTTTAAATATAACAAAGGTGTAACAAGGTTTCAATGTCACATGTAACAATAAAGTTGCATTTATTCATTATCTATTTGTTAATAAGACTATTTTTTTCCCTTTAAATGAATAAATGTAATGAATTGCTATTTATTGGTAAATCTGATAACATATTGGTACATATTTGATATGCTCACTATTTTACCTTTGGAGGTCTCAAAAAATGAACATCTTAATCGTCGATGACAATGCTGAAATCCTTGACATCATAAAATACCACTTATCCAAGCACAAATATAACGTATACTGTGCTATGTCTGGCGAAGAGGCAATGGAGATTATTCTAAATACCCCCATTGATTTAGCAATTCTTGATGTAATGCTTCCAAGAATAGATGGTTTTAGTCTTTGCGAACAAATTAGAATAAACTTCTTTTTTCCAATTTTGTTTTTAACTTCAAAAGTTAGCGAGGAGGATAAGATTAAGGGGTTAGTTTGTGGTGGTGACGATTACATGCTTAAACCTTTTTCATCCAAAGAACTTATGGCAAGAGTCTCTTCTTTACTTCGAAGAAATACAATATATAACAGGCAAAGCAAATCAAAAAAATCAACACATCATATACATAATTTATTTTTAGATGAAGATTCTTCTACCGTTACTGTTAATAATCACATGATAAGTTTTACCGATATAGAATACAAAATCCTCCTAATTTTATTAAAAAACAGAGGACATAGCTTATGTGTAAAACTCATTTTTGAAAAAGTTTGGGGAGAGCTTTTTACTCAGACATCACATAATACAATTGTTGTTCATATAAAAAATATACGCAAAAAATTGCATCAATATGACAAAGAAACGGAATATATACATACCGTATGGGGAAAAGGTTATGAAATTTATTAATAAAAAACAGTCTTTTGGAATAATCAATCAACTTATCTATCTATCCGTAAAGACCATTGCAGGTTTAATTCTTCTTTTTTTTATTTTCTTTATCTCTTGGCGCTATATCATTGATCTACATGTTTCACCTGTTGATAATATGCATTTAAATCATCAATTAAAAGATGTTGCGGTATTTATAGGTATTTTGATATGTTTTTCATTATATCTTGCTATCATTGTCCGTTTTTTAATGCAAAAACTTGAGTACATTAAGCATCTTATCGAGTGTATTCACGTAATGAAAGGTGGAAATTTTTGTGACCCAGTGACAATTTGTGGACACGACGAACTTTCCCACCTTGCACTACATATTGATGAGCTTAGACAAGAAATACATACTAACAACCTAGAAAAGCGAAGAAGAAAAGTAAAGGAGAATACTTTTTTAACCTCGATCTCTCATGATTTAAGAACACCATTAACTAGCATTATCGGCTATTTAGAAATTCTACTTGATAGTGATTTTAATGATTGCAAGAAACAATCTAATTATCTTAAGTTATGCCTCAAGCGTTCCATACAACTTCAAGAATTAACAAATAGCGCCTTTGAGCACTTTTATCTAAAAGATAAACAACTAGAAACCACGGAACTTTTACGTTGCAACTCTATAATGAACTTGGAACGTATTATCATAGATTCTGCCCAAATATTAGCTCAGCAAAATTTAACTTACTCTACTGTTTTCCCTAAAAAGCGCTATGCCTTGGTCTATGACATTCGAATGATACAGCGTCTTTTTGATAATGTGTTTACAAATATTTGTCGCTATGCAAAAAAAGAGACAAATATTAACATTACTGGTACCATCACAGATTCAAATCTAATTATTAGAATTACAAATAAAATAGATATACAATGTAAAAGAAAGGAAAGTACAGGTATTGGAATAAATAACTGTAAAAAAATAATGCAAATTCATGAGGGAAGTTTTTCCCATGAAATAGACAACCTTTTATTTACATCAACTGTTCGTTTTCCCATAAAATGTGGCAATAATATCTCTTGACTATTCTTGACTATAATAAAGGATTTCACGATAACCTTTTACTATCTTTCGATTGATTCTAAGGATATAACTTTGTCACAAAGTTTTGATATAATCTCTGTTTCATGACTAATAATGGCAAGGCCTATTTTTCTCTCTTTACATATTCGCAATAATTGACGCCATATCTTCGCTTGAGTAATGGCATCCAACATGGTTGTCATCTCATCTGCAATAATGTACTTTGTTTGAGGATTAAGTGCTCGAACAATACAAAATCTTTGCATTTCACCTCCGGATATTTCCATGGGAAAACGTTCAAGCCATTCTTCTTTTATACCAAAACTATCAATTATGTCCTGAGACGGTGTATAACTTTCACACAGCAAATCTTTTAGCTTCCACTTAGGATTAAGAACTTTTTCCGGATGTTGATAAATCAGCTGTACAGGTTGGAACACTCCGTCTTTGAAAGGTTCTCCATCGACCAATACTTGACCATTAACAGGTTTAAGGTAATTGGAAAGAACCTTTGCCAAGCTGGTTTTCCCACAACCACTATACCCTGAAATCCCAAGTATTTCTCCATAAGATAATTCAAATTCCACATTTTTAAACAGCCACTCATTCTTCTTATAATAAAACCCCAAATTGTTTGCTTTTAACGACATGATCGAACCTCCTTATATAATGTGAACTGATTTTGAGGCAAGCAATTCCATAAAGCTTTTGTATACGGATGTAAAAGCCCCTCTCCGTTCCCCTTAAAATTTTCAGCCTCCGTTGTTTCAATAGCCTCTCCATCTTTAAAAACCGTTACCCGATCACATATCGTTAATGCAGATACTACATCATGAGTAATAAGCATAACAGATACACCTTCATCAGCAAACTGTCGCAATTGATTTAAGATTCTACTTAATGCTTCTGGATGTATTCCCGGAGTGGGTTCATCTGCTATTACAAGTTTTATATCTTCCTTAACACTTGTTGCAAAAAGAACTCGTCTTAACATGCCTCCCGAAAGTTCAGATGGATACAACTTTGCATCTGTTTTTTTTAATCCATATCTTTCAAATAAACTTTCTTGTATATTATTTGCTTGTTTTTTAGGCAATCCAATTTTTACCTGCTTACCTACACGCATTAATGGATCTAAGTAATTTACTGATTGAGGTATAAAGGCAATCTCTTTTCCCCTAAGTTGAACTTTTCTTTCTTCTGTCAGTCGTTTTTTTTGATAATATATTTCCCCTCTACATTCTGCATTGGCTGGCAAGATTCCAAGAATTGCATGGGCAAGCAAGCTTTTTCCTGACCCGCTCGCACCAATAACCGCATGAATTTCTCCTTTCCTAACAGAAATATTCAAATTATTTATGGGTGTTGTTTTTTTTGTTTTAAGTCCTTTTACATATTGCGAAAATGAAATGGACAAATTTTCAACTGTTAAAATATCGCTTTTTTGATTCATTGATTACTCCTTTACTCATTAGCAGTGGCTGGTTCTACAAGCGTACGTACCTGTTCACCTATGTTATCAAAACTTTTTACAATAAGTACAAGTAACACCCCTGGGAAAACAGCAAGCCACCAATCACCAACAGATATATGTTTAACCGCTTCTGAAAGTATCAACCCAATCGAAGGCGTTTGAACAGACAAACCAAAACCTAAGAAAGTAATTGAGGCTTCATGTAGTATGGCATGTGGAAACAGAAGTAAAAATCCCACCATGATTTGTGGAATAATGTGTGGCATTATAT
This sequence is a window from Vallitaleaceae bacterium 9-2. Protein-coding genes within it:
- the rbsK gene encoding ribokinase — its product is MSEIVVVGSINTDLVFVSQKRPKAGETILGDEFLTIPGGKGANQAVASAKLGKDVSIIGCVGNDIYGEKMLKNFIANGVDTSMIEVLDISTGVAGIMVDNEDNSIVVIPGANKLLSKAMIDKHMDVLKGAKVVILQLEIPMDVIEYVIDICHQNHIISILNPAPARKVPEQLIEKVSYLTPNEHEAVEIFGKQAIDDLLKQYPNKLIITQGDQGVVFFDGQYKRHIASLSVDVVDTTGAGDTFNGALATCLVSGQPLLEAIEYANKVAAISITKYGAQGGMPTREDVERWGQLD
- a CDS encoding ribokinase → MKVLNYGSLNVDYVYSVEKLVKPGTTIADKGLKVMSGGKGLNQSVAIAKAGIQEIYHAGNIGRNGDFLKLTLLEHNIKIDYIQKSNSDTGHAIIQYSDEGEHTIIVHGGSNYNNQKDTMQSVLEHFEEGDILLVQNEINDVDYIIDLAYEKNMKIIVNPAPFHESVYRFDFSKVDTLIVNETELYSIAHAASVEEAIQRLQKYDLNIVITLGDKGGLYVGRDMSQIPYKSHLVDVVDTTAVGDAFVGYFVAGLVNGMAIKDILDYSSKAGALAATVEGSAISIPSRREVERLSKEMENDEN
- a CDS encoding helix-turn-helix domain-containing protein → MKINSQQAKNVIRSLNDLIYDDIYVYDNKGALLATNREQADEELLSFGKIVAKRQVILVEDVKNLTAKAILFPVHIGNSLVAIVGLVGDYALISQYSALVVKIVEILLSESLYYQNKIKNAENNRLLVNELIHGKGNVETLTWIAEVIGKQINDFKYLALIDIGEEDKIQVTSELIIDSIEKNLQPKHLIAEYGKNIVILFATTKLDEVLNELSDVKKYLEKKYVNNISVGISDVINTYTECKRAFFQAKKTLALGKKKYKKGSFAFADYSLELLFSHVDDALIDSFIMEVFGGLSVEEIKDIEALLRVYIDFDTSLNATSRQLFIHKNTLQYRLNKIRELTGYNPRNTMDLYKLFTAINLFNKREEEVDSSF
- a CDS encoding response regulator transcription factor, with product MNILIVDDNAEILDIIKYHLSKHKYNVYCAMSGEEAMEIILNTPIDLAILDVMLPRIDGFSLCEQIRINFFFPILFLTSKVSEEDKIKGLVCGGDDYMLKPFSSKELMARVSSLLRRNTIYNRQSKSKKSTHHIHNLFLDEDSSTVTVNNHMISFTDIEYKILLILLKNRGHSLCVKLIFEKVWGELFTQTSHNTIVVHIKNIRKKLHQYDKETEYIHTVWGKGYEIY
- a CDS encoding HAMP domain-containing sensor histidine kinase, producing MKFINKKQSFGIINQLIYLSVKTIAGLILLFFIFFISWRYIIDLHVSPVDNMHLNHQLKDVAVFIGILICFSLYLAIIVRFLMQKLEYIKHLIECIHVMKGGNFCDPVTICGHDELSHLALHIDELRQEIHTNNLEKRRRKVKENTFLTSISHDLRTPLTSIIGYLEILLDSDFNDCKKQSNYLKLCLKRSIQLQELTNSAFEHFYLKDKQLETTELLRCNSIMNLERIIIDSAQILAQQNLTYSTVFPKKRYALVYDIRMIQRLFDNVFTNICRYAKKETNINITGTITDSNLIIRITNKIDIQCKRKESTGIGINNCKKIMQIHEGSFSHEIDNLLFTSTVRFPIKCGNNIS
- a CDS encoding ABC transporter permease subunit produces the protein MISSKQKRYIREYGILYILLLPVILFFIVYHILPVIGMKIAFEDFRIIGDNVFVGLKHFRYLFSSPQFKTIIINTLTLSFMKMILLFPVPIILAFLINEVRSPRYRQFVQVSLYIPHFLSWVIIAGVWISFLSPGYGAVNNIIRLFGGTEIDFMTSKTHIRWVLVASEMWRSAGWDSILYLAAILKIDKCLYEAATLDGASKFQSALYITLPSIRNTIITVFILNLGFFMNAGFDQVFNFMNPSVLSVIDILDTYTYRIGLESGLYSVATASSVFKGIIGFILIIGAHKVARKVSGRGLW